TAAGTCCGACAGGCTCCTAGAGGGCAGGATGCGGTGAGGAAACATCCGACGAAGGGAGGCTGGGAAAGGGAAAAATCGGGGCAACGGCAGCGGAGCGTTTCTGCAACTCAAGAAAACACTTGAAAGGGGAGAAATCAATGAAACTGAGAACAGGTATCGCAGCGGTACTTCTTGTGGCCCTCTTGACAGGCACGGCCTTCGGCGCCCAGTTCACCATCAACGCGGGCATAGGCCTGAACGACAAGTCCGCCCAGTTCCAGTCCCTGAAGTTCTTCAAAGAGATCGTGGAGAAGAACTCCGAAGGGAAGATCGAAGTGGTCCTCTTCCACTCCAGCCAGCTCGGCGACGACCGTACCATGATGGAAGCCCTCAAGATGGGAACCCAGGAGATGACCTGCCCCTCGACCGCTCCCATGACGGCCTTCGTCAATGCCTTCAAGATTTACGACCTTCCCTTCATCTTCGCCGGCGAAGATGTGGCAGACTACATCCTCGACGGGCCCGTGGGGAAAAAGCTCCTCGACATGCTCCCCGCCCAGGGTATGATCGGCCTCGCCTACTGGGAGAACGGCTTCAGGATGCTCACCAACAGCGTCCACTCCGTCAAGTCCCCCGAGGACCTGAAGGGGCTCAAGATCCGCACCATGGAGAACCCCATCCACCTGGCAGCCTTCAAGGTAATGGGCGCCAACCCCACCCCCATGGCCTTCGGCGAGCTCTTCTCCGCCATGCAGCAGAAGGTTGTGGACGGCCAGGAGAACCCCTGGGGAACCATCTTCCTGCAGAACTTCTTTGAAGTCCAGAAATTCGCCACCGACACAGGGCACGTTTATTCACCTTTCGTGCTTCTCATCTCGAAGATTTTCTGGGACAAGCTGCCCGATGATATGAAGAAAGTCGTCCAGGACGCCGCCGACCAGGCGAAGGTCCACAACCGTGAGATCAACCGGAAGATGAACGCCGAGTACCTTGAGAAGCTGAAGGAGAAGATGGAAGTGACCATCCTCACCCCGGAGCAGAAGGCCGCCTTCCAGCAGGCCTGCCAGCCCATTTACGACCAGTTCGCCAAGGACATCGGCGAGGACCTGATCAAGGAAGTCCAGAAGCTTACCTCGGAATACAAGAAATAATAATCAGCGCAGCGCAAAAACAGGGCGGTCTCCCAAAGGGAGGCCGCCCTGTTTTTGCGGTTCTGAAAAAAATGCCTACTTCATCCTGACGCCGATGCCCCGCTCCTCGTCCGTTCCGGGGACAAGGGAGTCGCAGAAGGCCGCGCAGATACCCGCCACCGCCATGGGGGTCTTCAGGATGGCCCAGATCATGCCGCCGATTGTCTGCAGGAAGGGATTGTACTCGGGATTCATGAAGAACGCCTGGTTCTGCTCGATCCACCCGGGAAGACCCATGGCCATGAGGAACGAGAATCCCACGATGAGGACGTTCCGCTGGCTTCCCATGTCGGCCCGCATGAGTACCTGGATTCCCAGGGCGCCGATGGTGCCGAAGAGGGCGATGTAGGCGCCGCCGATGACGGGCGACGGCATGGTGGCAACCAGGGCACCGAGCTTCGTGACGAAGCTCATGAGAATGAGGATGATGGCTCCGGTGCGGACCACCCAGCGGGAAGCCACGCCGGTAAGGCCGATGAGACCGATGTTCTCCGTGTAGGAGGTGGTTCCCACCGATCCGAAGAGGCCGGACAGGGCGCAGTTGAGCCCTTCGGCGCCTATGCCCCGGCTGATGGTCGCCTCGTCGGGATCATCGAGTCCCGAAGCGTAAGAAACGGAGTGGTAGTCACCCACCGATTCGATCATGACGGCAAAGAACCCGGCGAGCAGGGCACCGAAGGCCAGCATGCTGAACTTGGGGGCGCCCCAGGGCATAATGACGTTGTAGCGAAGCCAGGGAGCCTCGATAACCCTGCTGAGATCCACGTGGGCGGGATGCCCGGCGGGGAATATTCCCGCCCTGCTCAGCCCCAGGCAGACGAGGTAGGTCAGCACGATGGAGGAGAGAATGGCGAAGATGTTGGCGTACTTGTTCTTGCTCACGAGGCTGAAGATGAAGATGAGGGCCACCACCATGAGGGAGATGGGCCAGTAGTTCGCCGCGTTGAACTGGATGGCCGTGGGGGCCAGAGAAAAGCCTATGGCCATGATGACGGGGCCGATGACCACGGGCGTGATGATCTTCCTGATGTAGCCGATGATCCCGGTGTAGCCTATCACCGAGAGGATGATGCCGCCCAGGATGAGACCTCCGCCCATGTACTGCATGACCACGTCGGGCCCCATGGCCTTGTAGGCCCCGATGATGGTCATTACCGACGGGATGAAGCTGAAGCTCGATCCCTGGACGATGGGAAGGCCGGTGCCGAACTTCGGGTGGGTCTGGATGAGGGTGGCCACGCCCATCCCGAAGTAAACGCACGAAATCAGGGCCGCAATCTGGAGCTGGTCCATACCCATGGCCGGTCCGAAGATCAGGGGAACGAGCGCCGTGGCGCCGAACAGGGTCAGAACGTGCTGGGCGCCCGCGAGGACCATGATGGGGAACGGGGGCCTGTCGAGCAATCCGTAGACTACCTTCTTTGCCATTGGCGAATACACCTCCTGTAAGTTGGTATTACTTCGAAGGAACCTTCATTTCTTCCCGGCGCACCGGAATACTCCCGCCACACCTCCTTTCACTGAGAGATCCCGCCTCTTCACATCCCGGGGCCGTCGTCTTCCCCCGAGGCGAGGAAATGGTTGACCAGCAGATTCATGAAGACACCCACGGTAACGGCGATGAACACGTTGTTGTTCACGTACATCCTCCAGAAGGGCGTCAGCGTGGCCGCCCACTTCGCACCCGCCGTGCTCGCGTAGAAGGGGAGCATGATGGCCATGCCGAGGGCCGTGCCGGCCACGAGGTTGTTCTTGAGATTCCGCTTCTCCGAGGTGATCACATCGATGCCGGAGAACATGATGAGGCTCGCGCTAATGGCGAAGACCCCGCCTATGGCCGCCCTCGGGATGGAGGCGAGCATGACGGCGAGCTTCGGCGAAAGACCGTACAGAAGGAACATCACCGCGGCCACCTGGGTGACGAACCTGCTGGCGATGCCCGTGGCGGCGATGATGCCGATGTTCTGGGTGTAGCTTGTCACCGGCAGGGCCCCGAGGAAGCCGCTGGCGATGCATCCTGCTCCTTCCGCGGCGATCCCCCGGTTGATGTGCTTCACCCTGTAGCTCTCGCCGGAAACGGCGCAGGTGGCGGCATAGTCGCCCAGGGACTCGAAGATGGATCCGATGTACCCGGTAAGACCGCCGATAACGGCGGCGATGACAAAGGCAACCGCCGTGTCGGTGCCGTCAAGGCCCCGGAAGGGAAAGAGCTTCGGCATGGCGAACCAGGGCGCCTCCGCCACCCTGGCCCAGTCGTATTCACCGAGAAGACTGGCCGCGCCCACACCCACAAGGAGAGTGGACACCAGGATGAACCCCCGGGACATGATCCCCCTGCACCGGAACTTCAGGAAGAGAGCCACCAGGAAGGCAGCGAGGGCGAGCGCCAGATGCATCTGCCTTCCGCTGCCGAAGATCCACGTGAGGGAAATCCGGGCGGCTACAAACCCTATGGTGGCCACCACTGAACCGGTCACCACGGGGGGAATGAACTTCCGGATCCTGCCGAGCAGCCGGGACATGCCCAGCAGGACTTCCAGGATTCCTCCGACGAACACGGCGCCCCACATGGCGGGAAAGCCGTACATGGCCGTCACGGGCCCCATGGCTGAGAGCACCGAGGCCGAGGGCCCCTGGACGATGGGAAGCCTGTTGCCCACAGTGGTCTGGATAAGGGTGGCCACGCCCATGGCAAGGAAGCAGGTGCTGATCATGACGGGCAGCACGGACTGGGGCAGCCCGGCAAGGGTGACGAACATGCCGGCCCAGATGAAGGGCGTGAAATCGACCAGGGTCACCTGCCAGGCGTAAAACAGGGTTTCGAGAAACGTTTTCGGGCGGTCTTCGATGCCGAGAACCGGTGTGATGGAACTGACCACTTCCTGTTCGAATACGAGCTGTTCAGGATCATAGGAAGGCATTCTTATTTTCCTCCTCGAAAGGATAGTCTCATTTCCCCCTGCTGACCGGGCCGACCCCGGATCCGGGAGAGGGAACCTCCGGGAAAGCGCATTGCATGAGCCATCACGACGTTTCCGGCCACCTCCCCTTCCGCAGGTATTCCGCGATGTCCGGGGCACCGATGTTCATCAGCCCTTCGGTTGTCTGCAGGCCGGTTTCGGGGTCCCATCCCCGTTCGCGGTAAAATTCGTCAAGCATCTTCTCAAAGGACGGCCTGTCCATCACCGCCCCGGCATAGGGTCCGAAGGTGAGGGGCTCCTCCATGACCCTGGCCGGGAGCATGTCATCCTTCCTGCCGAATCCGGCATGGACCGTGTTGAAGGCCTTCTCGGCCTCGACGATCCGCCGTCCTCTCCTCCAGATCTCTTCGGGAGTCAGCCCGCCGCAGCCGAAGGCCTCCAGGGCGCGGGAAAGGGGTTCAATGTCCGCCAGGGCGGGATCATACCACCCGGAGGTGAAATAGCACATCCCCACCGAGTCGACGATGGCCTTGTAGATTTCGTACCAGGCGACGAGCCTGCCTTTTCCCCCGTATGATCCGGGAACTCCGGCGTTATCATTGCCGAAGAGCCATTGTCCGGTCCAGGAGGAAATCTGCCGGTTTTCCGTCTGGGGCGAGCCGTTGAGGTGTCCCCCTCCCCTGGCGCTCACCGCCATGCCGAACCCCCACGCCTTGTGTGACCGGACCCCCTGCTCGTTCAGCCCGACCCCCTTGACGTGCATGGCGAACTGTTCGCTGCCCCGGCCCACAGTCTTCGCCGCCTCGAGCACACCTTCGCCGAGCAGGCGGCCGAAGCCCTTGCGTTCGGCGATCATACCGATCAGGGCAAGGATGGCCTCCCCGTTTCCCCAGCGGAGCTCCAGGCCGTCCGTGTCCGCAGGGCCGAGGAGCCCCCGCTCGAAACACTCGATGGCCCAGCCGAGGGCTGCGGCTACGCCGTCCACGTCAAGGCCGGACTCGTTGCAGAGCCTGTGGGCCTCCAGAAGGGCGGCAGGATCGTCCAGGTCGAGGTTGGACCCCAGCCCCCGGACCGAGTTCGCATGCATGCCCTCCACCTCGATCCTCTTTCCGTCCCGTTCCGTTTCGTAGAGATGGAGGCAGGAGAGAGGGCAGTTCCAGCAGGCGGTCCGCTTCCTCTCCATGGGACGGAAGGCTGCCTCGCTGATGCGGGCGGACTTTTCACCGTCCCAGAATTCCTCCTGGAGGTTCCTCACCGAGGTGGGGACTTTGCCGCTCCATCCGCCGACGCCCGCCATGCCGTGGGTACCCCCGGCCCGAAGGGCGGCTGACGCGGACGACGCCCTGAGTACCCAGGAATACCGGCGGCTTTCGGCAAGGAAAGCATCCCCGTCTGCCGCTTTCGGTATCTCCCTCCCCGAGGCGGCCACCGCCTTGAGATTCTTGTAGCCCATGACTGCGCCGGAACCTCCCCACGCCAGGGCATGGGCCCGGTCGATCATCACGCAGGACACGGCGGCGAGCCTTTCGCCGGCGATGCCGATGGAGGCCGTTTCCGCCCCGGAATCACCGGTCACCGTCCGGACGGCGTCCGCCGTTTCGGAGACGGAAAGCCCCCAGAGTTCCGAACCGTCCCGGATTTCCACCTGTCCGTCCTTCAGCAGGATCCAGCAGGGAGAGGAGGCCCGCCCGGAGATCACCAGGGCGTCGAACCCTGCCTGCCGGAACTTCGGTCCCAGGTTTCCGCCGCCGCTGGAAGTGGAGATGCCGCCGCTGAGGACGTTCTTCGTCACCAGGGCGATCCTGGAGCTTCCGGGAAAGGACGTCCCGGTGAGGCTTCCCGCCGCGAACACGAGAAGGTTTTCAGCGGACAGGGGGTCCGTGCCGGGGACTACGCCCCGGAGAAGTTCGAACACACCGAATCCGCGGCCGCCGAGGTTTCCGTAAAAATCAGGCGTTTCCCGGATTTCCACCCTCCGCTCCGTCAGGTCGACCCGGGCAACTCTTCCCGTTTTGACTTCCGGCACATCCGTCACATCCTTCATACTGTCGCTTTATACTGTCTTCAGGGAACCTGGGGTGCAACCGGCCTTTTTGAGCGACCGGTTGCACAAAATGAATTCTACCACAGGTCCCGGAGAATTACTTCCATTCCTTGATGGCGTTCTTGTAGGACTGCTCCAGGGCGTAGGGATATTCCCAGAGATCCGTCTCTCCCTTTTTCTTCGCCTGGATGGCCTTGTAGACCCGCTCCCTGTTCAGAGGGTAACTATGAATCCTTATACCCAGGGCATCAAAGAGGGCGTTGTCCATGGCGGGTGCGGGCGAGATCATGGAGTGCTCGCCCACTCCCCTGTTGCCGTAGGGTGAAAGCTCTTCGGGAGTCTCCTCCCAGAAGGCGTCCAGGTCGGGGGGGACGTCCAGGGCGGTGGCTATCTTGTAGTCCGTGAAGTCGGGGGTGAGGAGCCTGCCGCGCTCGTCGTAGTACATGCCCTCCATGAGCCCCGCCGAAATTCCCTGGACGGTGCCTCCCTCGATCTGCCCTTTTACGTTGACGGGGGAGATGGCCTTCCCCACGTCGTACCCGGCGGAGACCTTGTTCACCTCCACGGCGCCCGTGGCCGGATCCACTTCCACGTCAATCCCCACGGCGCCCACGGTGAAGTGCACCACGCTCTTGGGAGACTGTCCCGTCTCGGGGTCCGGGTAGATCACGTCCGGCGGAACGAAGCTGCCGGTGCCTATCACGGGGCCGCCCTTGCAGTTCCCGTCGGGCATGGGGAATCCGCTCTGGATATGCTCGTCGATGGGTTCCGCCTTGCCCTTCTTCCTGCATTTCACGATGCCGTGCTCGATGGTGATGCTCTCGGGCTCCACCTGCCAGTATTCGGCGTAGAGGGCGAGGAGCTTCTGCCGGGCGTCGGCCGCCGCCCGCTTCACCGCCATGCCCATGGACCAGCATGAGCGGCTGGCCACCGTCTGCCAGTCGTAGGGATGGCTCTGAGTGTCAGGGTAGGGGCACCTGATCTTTTCGATGGGGATGCCCAGTTCTTCGGAGACCATCTGGGAATAGGCCGTGTAGGCCCCCTGCCCCATGTCCATGGTGGCGGCGAGGACTTCCACCGTTCCGTCACCCAGGATCTTGACGATGGCCGAGGACGCGGCGTCCGCCGGCATGGCGGGAGCTTTCAGGGCGAGGGCGAACCCCTTGCCCCGAACCCATCCCTTCCGGGAGGCTGGCTCCTTTTCATTGAGCCTGATACGGTCCACCACCTTGCCCACGATGGTGTCGAGGGCGTGGTTGTTCATGGGCATGCCCGTGCACGTGGGCAGGCCGGGCTTGAGAATGTTCTTCAGGCGGAACTCGATGGGGTCCATGCCGATCTTTCTCGCGGCGATGTCGATGACCACTTCCATGGCACCCATGAGCTCCGGAAGGCCGAAGCCCCGGTAGGCGCCGCCGAAGGGCTTGTTGGTGTAGACGGCATAACTGTCGGTCCAGACGTTGGGGATATAGTAGCAGCCCGTGGAGGAATAGCCGGCGCTCCGGACGGGGTTTGCCCCGTACTCGGCGGATATGCCGGTGTCGAAGTAGAAGGTGTTGCGGATGGCGGTGATCTTTCCTTCCCCGTCGATGCCGAGCTTGATCTTGGCCACGTAGGCCTGGCGTACCCAGGAGGTGAGAAGCACTTCTTCCCTCGGGATGTAGAGCTTCACCGGCCTGCCCCGGACGTCCGGGTTCATGGCCCCGGCGAGGCAGAGGGCTTCCACCGTCATCCCGGCCTTTCCGCCGAAGCCTCCCCCGATGGGAGGGGCGATGACCCTGATTTTGCTCAAGGGATATTTCAGTCCCTTGGCCACGATGTCCCGGAGGGCAAAGGCCGACTGGGCGGTGGACCAGATGGTCAGATCCCCGGTGGCCGGGTCTTCCCTGCAGATGCAGCAATGGGGCTCGAGGAAGCCGTGGGCGATCTGGGGACAGTTCACCGCTTCCTCCACGATGTATTCCGCCTCGGAGAAGGCCTTGTCCACGTCGCCCCTGCGGATGCGGAACCAGTTGCCGATGTTCGTTCCGGGGAAGGGCGTGATGAAATCCACGTGGTCGTAGGTTTCCAGCTCGGGGTGGACCAGGACGGAGTTGTCCGTGGCGGCCTTGACGGGGTCGAAGATGGGGGGCAGTTCCCGAAATTTCGCCGTGACCTTGAGCATCCCCTCTTCCGCCGCTTCCTCGGACTCGGCGATCACCAGTGCCACGGGTTCGCCCACATACCGGACCTTGCCGATGGCCATGGGCGTGCGGTCCTGGAGGTAGAGGCCGAACCGGTGGACAAAGTCCTTTCCGGTGACCACCTTGACGACGCCCTTCACCTTGAGGGCTTCGGAGAAGTCAATGGACAAAATTTCGCCGTGAGCCACCGTGGACCGGACCGCCCGGGCATGGAGCAGTTCCGGACCGAACCTGAGGTCGTCGGTAAAGGCAAGGGTTCCCGCGGCCTTTTCCACGTCGTACTTTCTCTCGGTCCACGTTCCCACGCCGCTCCTAGTAACGGTCTGTTTCATGGCAGACACCTCCCGTCACCGCACGCCGCCGGGGGTGTGCCCCAGCTCGCGCAGGGCCGCCGCGGCTTTGCGCACCGCCCTGAAAATAGGGATGTAGCCCGTGCACCGGCACAGGTTTCCCGCAAGGGCGACCCGGATTTCCTCTTCCGTGGGGTCCGGGTTCTTCCGGAGAAACGCGTAGGCGGACATGATCATCCCCGGGGTGCAGAAGCCGCACTGAATGGCCCCTTCGTCCACAAAGGCCCGCTGGATGGGGTGAAGCTCTCCCTTCGGCCCCACGAGACCTTCCACGGTCAGGACGGATTTCCCTTCCGCCTCCAGGGCGAGGATCATGCAGGATTTCTGGGCCAGGTCGTCGATCACCACGGTGCAGGTACCGCACTCCCCTTCCTCGCAGCCCCGCTTGACGCTGGTGACGCCGTATTCCCGGAGGGCCCGGAGAAGGGTCGTCCGGGGTTCCACGGAAAAGGTCACCGGCCTCCCGTTGAGAATGAAATGAACGTCTCTCTTCATGATGCACTTCCTCCCTGGAGCCTCTCCGCGCAGAGAGCGACCGCCCGTTTCGTCAGCTCGTCCACCATGGAGATCCTGTATTCCCGCGACGCCCGGACGTCGGTGATGGGGTTGGAAGCCTCGGCGGCGGCCTTCCCCGCCCGGTCAAGAAGATCATCGCCGGGGGCTGTGACCCCCTCAAGGATCTTCTCCGCTCCGGTCGCCCGGACCGGCCTGGGGGCCACCGCCCCGCAGGCGATTCTGTAGGTCCTTCCTGCCTCTCCGTCTACGGCGAGGCACGCCACTCCCACCTGGGCAAGGTCGAGAGCGTTTCGCCGGGCAAGCTTGAGATAGCATCCGGCACTCCTCCCCCCGGGAAGGGGAAGGGTCGCGGCGGTCACGATCTCGCCGGGGCTGAGACAGTTCTTCCTCGGCCCCGTAATGAAGTCGGAGAAGGGGATGTCCCGCTCGCCGCCCGGGCCGAAAACATGGAGCACCGCCTCGTAGACGGCGAAGGAGGGAATGATGTCCCCGGAGGGGACGGATGCGCAGATATTGCCGAGGACCGTGGCCTTGTTCCGGATAAGCACGTCGGAATGGGAAAGGCAGGCGTCCCGTAGGACGGGATAGTAGCGCTTTACGTCCTCGTTCTCCGCCGCTTCGTTTACCGTGGCGAGGGCTCCGATTTTGATGCCCCTGTGGGGGTAGAAGGATATCCCCTTCAGTTCGGGTATTTCCGACAGATCGACCAGGAGAGCGGGATGGACAGCGTGTTTCCGCATCCAGACGATAACATCCGTTCCTCCCGCCTTCACCATAGCCTGTGAACCGTGCTTCTCCAGGATCTCCGCAGCGGAGGCGAGAGACCTGGGCCGCTCCATTTCAAAAGCCAGCATGAAAACCACCCCCCGAAAAAACACAGGCGAACGGCACGGTACAGGGAATACCGCCGCGGCGGCCGCCTGCCCTATGGAAAAAAGGCGTCCCCCAAAGGGGACGCCCGAAGAAGCTGATTTATTCCTCTGCGAAAGCGACGATGCGGGAGATGCAGGATTCCCCGCCGACGAACCTCCAGGGGAAGCAGCCGATGGTGACGCGCTTGCCGCTGACCAGGTCGATGTCGCCCGCCACGCACTCGGCATGGATCAGGTTGCTGGGGAAGAGGGCGATGTGCATCACCTGGTAGTCCTCTTCAGGGAAGAAGTCATCAAGGCCCTTGCCGTACTTCTTTTTCAGGTGGGCGTCGGCCTGCCTGGCCTGGACGGGCATCCACTCGCGGATCTTGGTGTTCATCGGGTGGTCAGCGGATCCGCAGTCCACGCCGATCCACTTGATCTTTCTCTTGAGGGCCCACGTGGCGAATTCACGGGTGGGTCCGGGGTGCTTCACCATGTACCGCACTTCGTCAGCCTCGGGCTCGTTCCAGCCGTACCGGTGATAGCCGGTGTTGATGATGAGGATGTCGCCGTCACGGATGTCAGCCCGGGCCTCGAGATCCTCGGGGGTATAGATGCCGTAGTCCTCGGCAATATCCTTGATGTCCACCACGACGCCGGGCCCCACGAGGAAATCCTTCAGGGGCAGGCTGGCGATGTCGCCGCCGTGGCCGCAGAAGTGGATGGGGCCGTCGAGATGGGTCCCCACGTGGTTGGAGTGGGTCAGAAGCTGTCCGTTGGCTCCGTTGGGTGCCAGGCGCTTGAAGTACTTCACCTGGAGGGGTTCATAGGTGGGCCAGGGCGGGGTCTGCACGCCGATGGGAATGGTGAGGTCATAGACCTTGATGTTTGCCCAGTTCTTCAGTTCGAGACTATTGCTCATTCAAAAACGCCTCCTTTTAGATTGAATCAATCCGGTCTTCCCGGGTCATTCGCCCAGGTACCGGTCCGCGAACGCCCCGGCGGCCTTGAGAAAGGCCTCGGCAGGCATCCTGACGATTCCTGCGCCCACCTGTCCCTTTCCGGGTTCCCTGTGGGCCGCGCCCGTATCAAGAACGGGAGTCACTCCCGTTTCCGCCACTTTGAGAATGTCGATTCCCGTGGGGGTTCCCCTGAAGTTCAGGGCGGGAATGGTGAACATGTTGTTTTCACCCTCCGTGATCTCGTACATTTCGAGGGTGTAGTTGGCTGCGTCCTTCGGTGTTCCGCCGATGAACTGGACGATGGCCGGGGCGGCTGCGAGGGCGAAGCCCCCCACGCCGTAGGTCTCCATGATGGCGCTGTCGCCGATGTCCCGGTTGGTGTCCTCCCTGGTGAAGCCGGGGAAGAGAAGTACATCGGGGAGTGCCGCCTGGCAGGTGAACCAGTCGTCCCCGAGGCCGGACACCTTGATGCCGAACTCGGTGCCGTTCCGGGCCATGACGGTGACAAGGCTGGAGCCTTCAACGCCGTGGGCCGCTTCCGTGGACGCCTTGCCGGCCGCCATGGCAAGGTTCAGGAAGAAATGGTCGTTCTTGTCGATGAACCGGATGACCTCGGCGAGATCCGCGGAATTTCTGCAGGTTTCCACGAGGAAGGGGGCGATGGCCCTGAGGAAGAGGGATGTGCCCGCCTTGTTCCTGTTGTGGAGCTCGTCTCCCATGTGGAGGGCCTGGGCGATCATGTTCTTCACGTCCAGCTCCTGGCCCCGCTCGACGCTGAGCCGTATTCCGGCGTCAAGAACCGGATAGAGAACCTTCTCCATCCACCGGAGCCTCTCGATGACTTCGGGAGCGAAGGCTCCCATGCGGAGCACCTTGCCGAGTCCCTCGTTCATGGTGACATAGGATGTGTTGCCCGCCGTCCTGTTTTCAAGGACGAAGACGGGCATGCTCGGAGAGACGATCCCCGCCATGGGCCCCACCGCGTGGTGATGGTGGCATGGGTCGAAGGTGATGCCCCCGCCTGCGGCGAGTTTTTCGGCATCCTCGGGAGTGTCCGCCCACCCTTCGTACATGCATGCGGCCATGACGCCGCCCCGGATGGGTCCGGACGCCGTCTCCCACGAAAGCGGAGGCCCGGCGTGGAGAAGCATCCTGTCCTTCATTCCCGGCACGGTGTCCTTAGCCTTTCCCATGCCCACCACTACAGGCTGGGCGGAAAGCAGCCGGGAGAGAGCCTCCCCGTTCGCCTTTTCGATGTCGATCACTGTCAGTTTCCTCCCTTCCTGAGCTTTTTCAGCCGGGCGAGGAGATCCCCGCCCGCAGCGGAGGGCTTCCAGTCCATGGAGACCGCCTCCGCCTTCTGGGTCTTCAGATCGGCGTAGAACTGCTCCACGCCGATATTCACAACCTTGGGTCCTTCCTTGAGCAGTTTCGTCATGGACATGGTCATCCCTCCAGGATCATGGCCGCCAGGCGGGCTGCCCGGGCGTTGCTGTCGCAGACATGCACGCCCAGCTCCCCGAGAATCTTCCGCTGCTCCGAGGCATTCTGGGGGTCCGAGTCCACACCGCAGATGGACGCCACGAAGGCGATCCGGTCGCCGGCCGCCGACCTGGCCTTGCGGATCCCTTCCGCAAGTCCTGCGGCGGGGTTGTCGTTGCACCCGTAGCCGAGAACCACATCGAAGAGGATCACTCCCACTTCCTGGTCTTTGGCCTCTTCGTAGATCCGCTCCGCCCGGAGGGAGACGTCGATCATGGGGTGGAGCCGTCCCTGGGTGAACTCGTCCTCGCCGTAATCCACCATGGAATGCTGTTCGCTCCTCAGGCTGTCTTCGAGCTTCATCTTCTTGTCCAGGGGGGTGTTGCTCCGGATGGGGCCGAGAATGTCCCGGGCGATGAGCTGCCCTTCGTAGCAGAGGGTACCGCCGGAGTACAGCCCCCTGAGGAATCCCTTCCGCTTCCCGATGGTTTCGGCCCTCCGCCGGAGTGCTTCATACTCCCGGAAGAGGTTCTCCCTTGCGCGGGCACCGTCCCCGCCTTTTGCAAGCGCGGCGGCCACGGCGGCGGTTTCCTCGAGCTCCCGGCAGATAAAGACGCCGCCGGAATCGCCCTTCGCCTCGCCGCCTATGAAGCCGAGAACGGCAGGCTTCTTCCCCGCCTTCACGGCCTGGAGGATCTTCTGCTCCACCTCCGGTGCGGGCGGCTTGCCGAGGACGATGAGCAGTTCCACCTCGTCGTCGGCGAGC
This genomic stretch from Aminivibrio pyruvatiphilus harbors:
- a CDS encoding uracil-xanthine permease family protein; the encoded protein is MPSYDPEQLVFEQEVVSSITPVLGIEDRPKTFLETLFYAWQVTLVDFTPFIWAGMFVTLAGLPQSVLPVMISTCFLAMGVATLIQTTVGNRLPIVQGPSASVLSAMGPVTAMYGFPAMWGAVFVGGILEVLLGMSRLLGRIRKFIPPVVTGSVVATIGFVAARISLTWIFGSGRQMHLALALAAFLVALFLKFRCRGIMSRGFILVSTLLVGVGAASLLGEYDWARVAEAPWFAMPKLFPFRGLDGTDTAVAFVIAAVIGGLTGYIGSIFESLGDYAATCAVSGESYRVKHINRGIAAEGAGCIASGFLGALPVTSYTQNIGIIAATGIASRFVTQVAAVMFLLYGLSPKLAVMLASIPRAAIGGVFAISASLIMFSGIDVITSEKRNLKNNLVAGTALGMAIMLPFYASTAGAKWAATLTPFWRMYVNNNVFIAVTVGVFMNLLVNHFLASGEDDGPGM
- a CDS encoding TRAP transporter substrate-binding protein, yielding MKLRTGIAAVLLVALLTGTAFGAQFTINAGIGLNDKSAQFQSLKFFKEIVEKNSEGKIEVVLFHSSQLGDDRTMMEALKMGTQEMTCPSTAPMTAFVNAFKIYDLPFIFAGEDVADYILDGPVGKKLLDMLPAQGMIGLAYWENGFRMLTNSVHSVKSPEDLKGLKIRTMENPIHLAAFKVMGANPTPMAFGELFSAMQQKVVDGQENPWGTIFLQNFFEVQKFATDTGHVYSPFVLLISKIFWDKLPDDMKKVVQDAADQAKVHNREINRKMNAEYLEKLKEKMEVTILTPEQKAAFQQACQPIYDQFAKDIGEDLIKEVQKLTSEYKK
- a CDS encoding aldehyde ferredoxin oxidoreductase family protein, whose translation is MPEVKTGRVARVDLTERRVEIRETPDFYGNLGGRGFGVFELLRGVVPGTDPLSAENLLVFAAGSLTGTSFPGSSRIALVTKNVLSGGISTSSGGGNLGPKFRQAGFDALVISGRASSPCWILLKDGQVEIRDGSELWGLSVSETADAVRTVTGDSGAETASIGIAGERLAAVSCVMIDRAHALAWGGSGAVMGYKNLKAVAASGREIPKAADGDAFLAESRRYSWVLRASSASAALRAGGTHGMAGVGGWSGKVPTSVRNLQEEFWDGEKSARISEAAFRPMERKRTACWNCPLSCLHLYETERDGKRIEVEGMHANSVRGLGSNLDLDDPAALLEAHRLCNESGLDVDGVAAALGWAIECFERGLLGPADTDGLELRWGNGEAILALIGMIAERKGFGRLLGEGVLEAAKTVGRGSEQFAMHVKGVGLNEQGVRSHKAWGFGMAVSARGGGHLNGSPQTENRQISSWTGQWLFGNDNAGVPGSYGGKGRLVAWYEIYKAIVDSVGMCYFTSGWYDPALADIEPLSRALEAFGCGGLTPEEIWRRGRRIVEAEKAFNTVHAGFGRKDDMLPARVMEEPLTFGPYAGAVMDRPSFEKMLDEFYRERGWDPETGLQTTEGLMNIGAPDIAEYLRKGRWPETS
- a CDS encoding uracil-xanthine permease family protein, translating into MAKKVVYGLLDRPPFPIMVLAGAQHVLTLFGATALVPLIFGPAMGMDQLQIAALISCVYFGMGVATLIQTHPKFGTGLPIVQGSSFSFIPSVMTIIGAYKAMGPDVVMQYMGGGLILGGIILSVIGYTGIIGYIRKIITPVVIGPVIMAIGFSLAPTAIQFNAANYWPISLMVVALIFIFSLVSKNKYANIFAILSSIVLTYLVCLGLSRAGIFPAGHPAHVDLSRVIEAPWLRYNVIMPWGAPKFSMLAFGALLAGFFAVMIESVGDYHSVSYASGLDDPDEATISRGIGAEGLNCALSGLFGSVGTTSYTENIGLIGLTGVASRWVVRTGAIILILMSFVTKLGALVATMPSPVIGGAYIALFGTIGALGIQVLMRADMGSQRNVLIVGFSFLMAMGLPGWIEQNQAFFMNPEYNPFLQTIGGMIWAILKTPMAVAGICAAFCDSLVPGTDEERGIGVRMK